DNA sequence from the Methanolobus psychrophilus R15 genome:
CCTAACAAAGATGCCCTTGAACTGGCAAACACATACGATATGTCGGTTTGTTTTGAGACCATACGCATGTACAGGGGCAAAGCGCCTGATATCGAACTAAAAAAGGTTTTTGGGGTGACTACTTTCGAGCTGGGTTGAATCCCTATAAGGCATTCCCATAAGATCACTTAACGGCTTCTCACTGCACAAAATCTAAACCCCATATATAGGCTGATTTCCTGTCAAGTGGCTTCCTTCACTTTCTTCATCATCTCCCTGCCAAAGGCATAGAGGTCCTTCGGGCCACGGGAAGTCACCAGATTGCCATCGACAACCACTTCCCTGTCCTCTGTCCGGGCACCGGCCGCTTTCAGGTCATCAATTACCCCCGGCCAAGCTGTGGCTTTTCTTCCGCTGACAACGCCTGCTGATATGAGCACCTGGGGACCGTGGCAGATCGCTGCGACAGGTTTGTTCTGCTTAAAGAAATGCCTGGTAATTTCCAGTGCGCTCTCATCAAGCCTCATTTTTTCAGGCCCTTTTCCTCCCGATATCACCAGCAGGTCGTATTTAGAAGGGTCTATCTCCCGGAACGTTGCATCAGCCTCCACAGAGTACCCATGCTTGCCTGTGATCTTTCCTTTCTCCATGGACACTATTTGTGTATCCACTCCTTCTTCCTTCAGCCGGTGGTAAGGGTAGATAAGTTCCACATCCTCAAACCCATCTGCTCCAAATATTAATGCTTTCAAAACACCTACTCCCATGTTGATGCATAGTACTCTGGGCATGGATTATATGTAATTTATGGCAGGGAAGACCGCGAAGAATGGAACATTGTGCAGTATCACTTTGATGGCAGTGTCCTTTCAATGGTAAATAATAGTACTTATCATGATATTAAGTATCAATATTACTTAGGTTTTTTTATATCTATAGTTCCTAACTTAAATTGTACAGCTGTGCCTTGAAGAGAAAACACCCCCCTTCCGTGGATGCCTCGCAGTTCAAGCTACATATCACAAGCTATGCATGAATTGGGAGGCATCTGCTTCTTACATAAAGACGCATTAGAGAATTCAGGGTTTTGGCAGATGGCCGCAGCCGCAGCTCCTTCCAAGGAAGGTTGATACCCTGTGCTTGAGCTGGTGGATTTCATCATCGGTCATACTTTCCAGCAAATCCTTGTGCTCTTTTTCGATGTGTTCCAGCATGTTCTTCTCAACATCATCCAGGCTGTTGCCAATTGCCATGTAATTGCAATTCGCAATACCTACATCTCCGCATTTCACTAGCCTTATTTTCATTATGCATGCTCCGTTTGATCTGATAAAAACTAATAAAAGTAGTAGGATATAAAGATAGTTTCTCTGCGTATTTCAAAGGCCTTAATGGTTTATTCCGTTTTGTTAGTTCTCTGTCAGAAGGAGTGGTTGTATGGACCATTGAAAGAGTAATGTCTTTTTCCCTCGCCAAATTATTTATCTTCTCTTGTACAATAATCATAACAATCATGAAAGTAAGTGACCTGAGGTCCACGCTGGTAATGAGCGCAAGAGAAGAAGCTGTCTTTAGGAAATTCGATCTTCCACGGGATGCTTTCCATCCGATGCTGCTGTCACTTAAGATCGGTGGAGCATGGAGCTATTCGGCAGAGCATCTTAAGTGTATCTCAGTAATGCAGGTTCATACAAACTATGATGAGAGAACAAAGACTGGTAATACAATTGAAGTGATCTACCTGCTGGTGAACCCTGAGACTGTAGCAAAAGAGGGGGTGGTGAACCGTCTGGAGAAATGCGGAAACAAGGAGGAGCGTGTATTGCTCACGCGGCCATATTCTATAACCATCAGGGCTGAGAGGATAATCGCGGCACGTATCAGCACCGAGAAAAGGAAGATCCTTGTACATGAGGTAGGAGAAAAGGTAGTGATGTTTACGGGCCCATCCGCGTTCTATGCTGCCCACGAGATGGAGCACCTGGAACATATTGAGATAAAAGGGCTTCCAATATGGGCTTTTAAATATGAAACGGCAGATACAGAACCCGGGCCTGTTTAAGTGGTTGAACCTGGAACTCACTCCATCTGAGTATCTTTTCTTAAATGTGTCAACTTCCCTTTTCCTATTCAACTTCTTCTTTCCTATTTGACCTCGCCTGTCTCCTTTAGGAATTTCAGCCATCGCCGGGCCTCAGCGACTCTATCACGGGAGAATGTTTCATGGAACTGCTTTTCCTTTTCTTTGGATGTACCTTCTTTGATCTCCCTCAGGTCCATCACTGTGCGCATGAGTCCTGCAGTTTCATCGAAAAGTTTGTCTGCCTCTTCCCGTGTAAGCTGTCCGGTCGCCAGTTCCAGCTCGTCTTCTTTCGCTTTTTCATTGATGTATAGAATACACTTATTAATTAGACTCCGGTCCTGTTCATCAAGTTCCTCTTTCTTTAGCAGCTCCCATACGATACTGTGAAGATTGCACATCTTCCCTTTTATATCGCAATTATAGGGTATCTCTTTACCTACCCAGAAGAGGCGCGCATGCAGCGCTGCAAGGAGTTGTTTTCTCTCCGTCTCTGTAATAAGTTCGTCTTCATGTGTCTCGTCCATAACTTCCCCCATAAGATAAGCTGTCAGACATGGCACAAATATGTTTTGAATACATTCGGAGTGCGGTCATTTATGAAGAGAACTGTGGTGGACAAGCAGCAGGCAGAATAGTGCACTTGTATGGGCCATAAATAACTAT
Encoded proteins:
- a CDS encoding PfpI peptidase cysteine peptidase MEROPS family C56, translated to MGVGVLKALIFGADGFEDVELIYPYHRLKEEGVDTQIVSMEKGKITGKHGYSVEADATFREIDPSKYDLLVISGGKGPEKMRLDESALEITRHFFKQNKPVAAICHGPQVLISAGVVSGRKATAWPGVIDDLKAAGARTEDREVVVDGNLVTSRGPKDLYAFGREMMKKVKEAT